CATTGTATAAAGCTCATAGGGCCAGTCAACGGCGGAGCTTGGGCGATAGTAGGCGTGCGAAATATGGTCGTGCTCGGCCACTTTGCGGCCGCACTGATCCACCTGTTCAGGACTGACCTTCCAGGCCACCATTGCATTATGTGTCCAGCCTGTTTTCTGATGCTTGATGCTCGCCCCAAAACGGCGGATAGCGCCCGATTCCTTGAGGCGGCAAAGCAGATCGATCACCTGTGCTTCGCTTATTCCAGCCTGCTCCGCCACATCGGCGTAAGGAGTGAGGCTGTCGGGCAGATTGTTCTGCACAATGCGCAGAACCGCCTGTTCTTCTGGGCTGAATTGATGGCTCATGAGTTCTCCAGGTAAACAAAGAAGAAGCCGCGCTGCTTATGGCGCGGCAGCCGGGTGAGTCCACGGGCACGCTGGTCCGGCCCGGCATAGCGCCGGGCCGGGCGAAAAACATA
The Desulfovibrio intestinalis DNA segment above includes these coding regions:
- a CDS encoding siroheme decarboxylase subunit beta; this translates as MSHQFSPEEQAVLRIVQNNLPDSLTPYADVAEQAGISEAQVIDLLCRLKESGAIRRFGASIKHQKTGWTHNAMVAWKVSPEQVDQCGRKVAEHDHISHAYYRPSSAVDWPYELYTMIHGRSEAECLSVVDDIMRDTDLKEHAILRSLKELKKISMTYFA